A genomic segment from Comamonas terrigena NBRC 13299 encodes:
- a CDS encoding DUF3696 domain-containing protein, translating to MIKRIDLSFFKCFEILKLPLSNLTLLSGTNASGKSSVLQALALLSQTMREHEWSTRLMLNGKSVSLGTVADVVDKLNGRRNIGIGIEGSDGYVRWEFSGDRSEMSMSIELFDGGAGILNKPVHMQYMMPYFNTTTLTHQIGTKLKNLTYITAERIGPREFYELSDPQSAAVVGSAGEHAAGVLHIGRDLPVSAAIALPDVPPTRLRQVEARMRTFFPGCGIDVQQIANANAVSLGIRTSDGTDFHRPINVGFGITQVFPLVVAALSASKNDLLMIENPEVHLHPSGQVKMGIFLAEVARSGVQVLIETHSDHILNGIRRAVKAETLTPEQVSLHFFHDRSLSDQQVLSPSISKDGDIDFWPEGFFDQFDKDSSFFAGWGS from the coding sequence ATGATTAAACGAATTGATCTATCTTTTTTCAAATGCTTTGAGATCTTAAAGCTACCACTCTCTAATCTAACACTTCTGTCAGGCACTAACGCATCAGGTAAATCATCAGTTCTTCAAGCACTTGCATTACTCAGTCAGACCATGCGTGAGCATGAATGGTCCACTCGGTTAATGCTAAACGGTAAGTCCGTTTCCTTGGGCACGGTAGCTGATGTAGTTGATAAGCTGAATGGCCGACGAAATATTGGCATCGGAATTGAAGGAAGTGACGGGTATGTTCGCTGGGAATTCTCTGGTGATCGGTCCGAAATGTCGATGAGCATTGAGCTATTCGATGGAGGCGCTGGAATCTTAAATAAGCCGGTGCATATGCAGTACATGATGCCATATTTTAATACCACTACACTTACACATCAGATTGGAACCAAGTTAAAGAACCTCACGTACATAACAGCGGAACGTATTGGTCCAAGAGAATTTTACGAACTAAGTGATCCACAATCTGCAGCGGTTGTGGGCTCTGCCGGTGAGCACGCGGCGGGGGTCTTACATATAGGGCGAGATCTGCCGGTTTCAGCCGCGATAGCATTGCCTGATGTCCCACCCACCCGTCTTAGACAGGTAGAGGCTAGGATGCGTACATTTTTCCCCGGTTGCGGGATTGATGTACAACAAATTGCAAATGCAAACGCTGTATCTCTTGGTATCAGAACTTCAGATGGAACTGATTTCCATCGGCCGATAAATGTTGGATTTGGTATTACTCAAGTTTTCCCATTAGTTGTCGCAGCGCTCTCTGCATCGAAAAATGACTTATTAATGATTGAAAATCCTGAAGTCCACTTGCACCCTTCCGGACAAGTTAAGATGGGTATTTTTCTAGCTGAGGTTGCACGCAGCGGCGTTCAGGTCCTAATCGAAACTCATAGTGACCACATATTGAATGGCATAAGGCGAGCGGTTAAGGCTGAGACTTTAACTCCCGAACAGGTTTCATTACATTTTTTTCATGATCGCTCGCTTTCAGATCAACAGGTTCTTTCGCCTTCAATCAGCAAGGATGGCGACATAGATTTTTGGCCCGAAGGTTTTTTTGATCAATTCGACAAAGACTCATCATTTTTTGCAGGCTGGGGTTCTTAA
- a CDS encoding DUF262 domain-containing protein has product MNEEIEGIAKDEDASWGDYPIDTVLIRNENRTVHDVLRRIEKGSFVMDPDFQRDFIWPIDKQSKLIESVLMRIPLPVFYLAENNRGQMIVVDGLQRLSTFQRFANNNFPLKLPDQIELHGKYFSDLSPKLQNRIEDCGLILYVIDAKVPAKALLDIFDRVNSGIPLTRQQMRNSLYTGPATKFLRDEAASELFKKATGGSLKHETMRDRELINRFCAFALYGYQYYKGDMDIFLAEALVYMNTMPEMHFARLSNAFRSSLRSSIFIFGKHAFRKHYSEDQARSVFNASLWDVMTTTFCRYPESVLEAHAEAIKDCFYELLLNSDFNDSITLGTNQPNRVLTRFAMFEAMLEEIIND; this is encoded by the coding sequence ATGAATGAAGAAATCGAAGGTATCGCTAAGGATGAAGATGCATCTTGGGGTGATTACCCGATTGATACAGTGCTCATCAGAAATGAGAACCGCACAGTACATGACGTTTTGCGCCGGATTGAAAAAGGCTCATTTGTCATGGATCCAGATTTCCAGAGAGATTTCATTTGGCCTATTGACAAGCAAAGTAAGCTGATCGAATCGGTTTTAATGAGAATTCCCCTACCTGTTTTTTACTTGGCAGAGAATAACCGTGGCCAAATGATTGTTGTGGATGGACTACAACGTCTTTCGACATTCCAAAGATTTGCAAATAATAATTTCCCATTAAAGCTCCCTGACCAAATAGAATTGCACGGCAAATATTTCAGTGATTTATCCCCTAAACTACAGAATAGAATTGAAGACTGCGGATTAATTTTATATGTCATTGATGCAAAAGTGCCAGCAAAGGCATTGCTAGATATATTTGATCGAGTTAACAGTGGAATACCATTAACCCGACAACAAATGAGAAACAGTCTCTACACGGGGCCTGCCACAAAATTTTTACGCGATGAAGCTGCATCAGAATTATTCAAAAAAGCAACGGGAGGTAGCCTAAAGCATGAAACCATGCGGGATCGTGAGTTAATTAATAGATTTTGTGCATTCGCTTTATACGGCTATCAATACTATAAAGGGGACATGGATATATTCCTAGCTGAAGCACTGGTATATATGAATACAATGCCAGAGATGCACTTTGCTCGTTTATCAAATGCATTTAGATCCAGCCTAAGGAGTTCCATCTTTATTTTTGGAAAACATGCTTTCAGAAAGCACTACAGCGAGGACCAAGCCAGAAGTGTATTTAATGCCTCGTTGTGGGATGTAATGACTACAACTTTCTGCAGATACCCTGAGTCTGTTTTGGAAGCCCATGCAGAAGCCATAAAAGACTGTTTTTATGAATTGCTTTTAAATTCTGATTTTAATGATTCAATAACATTGGGAACAAACCAGCCCAATCGGGTTTTAACACGTTTTGCCATGTTTGAAGCTATGCTGGAAGAAATTATTAATGATTAA
- a CDS encoding GFA family protein, translated as MPESYLGSCLCAKVSYRLLTPPKAVTHCHCSQCRKSHGAAFATYGAVPRQEVCIVSGEADITSYASSESVLRQFCRHCGSSLFWSRKAGDWSDWVCVALGTLDTPFEATKQKHVHLDAQPAWSPFPGPCVQQG; from the coding sequence GTGCCGGAGAGCTATCTGGGAAGCTGTTTATGTGCAAAGGTCAGCTACCGTCTGCTGACACCACCCAAGGCGGTGACCCATTGCCATTGCTCGCAGTGCCGCAAAAGCCATGGCGCGGCGTTTGCCACATACGGTGCGGTGCCGCGCCAGGAGGTGTGCATCGTTTCGGGGGAAGCGGACATCACGTCCTATGCCTCGTCGGAATCCGTGCTGCGGCAGTTTTGCCGGCACTGCGGTTCGTCCTTGTTCTGGTCCAGAAAAGCCGGGGATTGGAGCGACTGGGTCTGCGTGGCGCTGGGCACGCTGGATACGCCTTTTGAGGCGACCAAGCAAAAGCATGTGCACCTGGATGCGCAGCCTGCATGGTCCCCCTTCCCTGGACCGTGCGTGCAGCAGGGCTGA
- a CDS encoding PepSY domain-containing protein, which yields MWSISHAKRLVFLVHRWTGVAACVLMALWVLSGMVMLFVGYPKLQPAERLGALPPLPLAAAQCCVPVEAALLRSPAPQAVQQITLTTIAGRPSYRLKEGDGTWRVVDATTGAAAPPVDAATALRSAQAFLPGASGQVLGRTQGDRWSHAGMLDAHRPLYQVQMHDAAQTLLYISSTTGEVLVDVPRYQGYWNYVGAWLHWVYMFRDGAKDPVWSWLVIGLSALGTLSALAGALVGIWRWRFSGRYKSGAKTPYREFQMRWHHITGLVFGLVMVLWIFSGLMSMNPLGIFSPTGARPDLRAYQQGLPGTTRPALAVQDALQLLQADGFDTREIEWKVLAGQPYLLALDAAGASRVLSGATGSYQVQRALEPAQLERAAPLLLPFAIHSATVLDRYDAYYYRRGQASMYAAAARDLPVLRVQFQDPGRTVVYLSPASGEVVLSLDRAQRANRWLFNFLHSWDLSWMLQHAWPRDIVLVLLSMGALALAATGTLLGYRRLVLSTSQQLRGQAHGTTARPRNG from the coding sequence ATGTGGTCTATTTCCCACGCCAAACGCCTGGTGTTTCTGGTGCACCGCTGGACCGGGGTGGCCGCTTGCGTGCTGATGGCCCTGTGGGTGCTCAGCGGCATGGTGATGCTCTTTGTGGGCTATCCCAAGCTGCAGCCCGCAGAGCGGCTGGGCGCGCTGCCCCCGCTCCCCCTGGCCGCCGCGCAGTGCTGCGTGCCGGTGGAAGCGGCCCTGCTGCGCAGCCCCGCGCCGCAGGCCGTGCAGCAGATCACGCTCACCACCATCGCCGGGCGGCCCAGCTACCGGCTCAAGGAAGGCGACGGCACATGGCGCGTGGTGGATGCCACCACCGGGGCCGCCGCCCCTCCGGTCGATGCGGCCACCGCACTGCGCAGCGCCCAGGCCTTCCTGCCCGGTGCCTCCGGCCAGGTGCTGGGGCGCACCCAGGGTGACCGCTGGTCCCACGCGGGCATGCTGGATGCGCACCGCCCGCTCTACCAGGTCCAGATGCACGATGCTGCACAGACCCTGCTGTACATCTCCTCCACCACGGGCGAAGTGCTGGTGGATGTGCCGCGCTACCAGGGCTACTGGAACTACGTGGGCGCCTGGCTGCACTGGGTCTATATGTTCCGCGACGGCGCCAAAGACCCGGTCTGGAGCTGGCTGGTCATTGGCCTGTCTGCGCTGGGCACCCTCTCGGCCCTGGCCGGGGCCCTGGTAGGGATCTGGCGCTGGCGCTTCAGCGGGCGCTACAAGTCAGGCGCCAAAACCCCGTACCGCGAATTCCAGATGCGCTGGCACCACATCACCGGCCTGGTGTTCGGGCTGGTGATGGTGTTGTGGATCTTCAGCGGCCTGATGTCCATGAACCCGCTGGGCATCTTCAGCCCCACGGGTGCGCGCCCGGACCTGCGGGCTTACCAGCAAGGCCTTCCGGGCACCACCCGGCCCGCGCTGGCCGTGCAGGATGCGCTGCAACTGCTGCAGGCCGACGGATTCGACACCCGCGAGATCGAATGGAAAGTGCTGGCCGGCCAACCCTACCTGCTGGCCCTGGATGCAGCGGGCGCAAGCCGCGTGCTGTCCGGCGCAACAGGCAGCTACCAGGTCCAGCGCGCGCTGGAGCCTGCACAGCTGGAACGCGCCGCCCCCCTGCTGCTGCCCTTCGCCATCCATTCCGCCACCGTTCTGGACCGCTACGACGCCTACTACTACCGGCGCGGACAGGCATCCATGTACGCCGCCGCCGCCCGCGACCTGCCCGTGCTGCGGGTGCAGTTCCAGGACCCGGGCCGCACAGTCGTCTACCTCAGCCCCGCATCCGGGGAGGTGGTGCTCAGCCTGGACCGCGCACAGCGTGCCAACCGCTGGCTGTTCAACTTTCTGCACAGCTGGGACCTGTCGTGGATGCTGCAGCACGCCTGGCCGCGTGACATCGTTCTGGTGCTGTTGAGCATGGGCGCGCTGGCCCTGGCCGCCACAGGCACCTTGCTGGGCTACCGGCGGCTGGTGCTGTCCACCAGCCAACAGCTACGTGGGCAGGCCCATGGCACCACGGCCAGGCCACGCAACGGCTGA
- a CDS encoding TonB-dependent receptor, translated as MTRPIFAAAPQGAARFRSSLALQRPRTALAMARLPWLLSLAWAASPGWAQIATATATAPAATLDTVTVHSSGSTALERPVSTGSRLDLSLRDTPASVEVTTREQLEAKGDSTLVDAITRSTGITSLGHPGNSGSSLSARGFTDTTSVMRLYDGTRQYGGVGVSFPFDTWSIDRIEVLRGPASVIYGDGAIGGVVNVIPKKPTRGPVRNEVQATIGTDGKRALAFGSGGAINDQWSYRLDVSGDQSDGWVDRGDSSNRTVSGALRWDLTPDFSLQLSHAQGRQKPMRYFGTPLVNGGQDPALRERNYNVADSRIRYQDRWTELTAQWAPSSSTVVRSKLYHIRSDRYWRNAETYAYNASTGLIDRSGNTEIGHDQTQTGNTTDITFTGSLFGRPNQVSVGFDVNRATFQHSNNTYTGSSGSVDPYHPDPGYYTSAVPYIPRYRNQADQYAPFAEDRLELTGRWSIVAGTRFDHADLTRQDLVAGSQAFQRSYSNTGWRLGTVYKLQPDLSLYAQAAKAADPVSGLLMLSAANAAFDVSTGKQFEVGLKQSFWEGKGDWTLAAYTITKNNLLTRDPSNPALRIQVGERSSKGLEGTLSLQITPSVQVDANVALLKARYDDFRESVGGVAVSRNGNVPTDVPERVANVWVGWKFTPGWTLSGGLRHVGQRYADAANTLRLPAYTTTDLALQWQATADTTLTLRGFNVFDKHYFTTAYYTTNQWFVGEGRRVELTVNHRF; from the coding sequence ATGACCCGTCCCATTTTTGCTGCAGCGCCCCAAGGCGCTGCCCGTTTTCGCTCGTCCCTCGCCCTGCAACGCCCGCGCACAGCCCTGGCCATGGCCCGGCTGCCCTGGCTGCTGTCACTGGCATGGGCGGCTTCTCCCGGCTGGGCCCAAATCGCCACCGCTACCGCCACCGCACCCGCTGCCACGCTGGACACCGTCACCGTCCACTCGTCCGGCAGCACCGCCCTGGAACGCCCGGTCAGCACCGGCAGCCGCCTGGACCTGAGCCTGCGCGACACACCGGCCAGCGTGGAAGTCACCACCCGCGAACAGCTGGAGGCCAAGGGCGACAGCACGCTGGTCGATGCCATCACCCGCTCCACCGGCATCACCAGCCTGGGCCACCCCGGCAACAGCGGCAGCTCCCTGTCCGCGCGCGGCTTCACGGACACCACCTCCGTCATGCGCCTGTATGACGGCACCCGCCAGTACGGCGGCGTGGGCGTCAGCTTTCCGTTCGACACCTGGTCCATCGACCGCATCGAAGTGCTACGCGGCCCTGCCTCGGTCATCTATGGCGACGGCGCCATTGGCGGCGTGGTCAACGTGATCCCCAAGAAACCCACGCGCGGCCCGGTGCGCAACGAAGTCCAGGCCACCATCGGAACGGACGGCAAGCGCGCCCTGGCCTTTGGCAGCGGTGGCGCCATCAATGACCAATGGTCTTACCGCCTGGATGTCAGCGGCGACCAGTCGGACGGCTGGGTGGACCGCGGTGATTCCAGCAACCGCACCGTAAGCGGCGCGCTGCGCTGGGACCTGACGCCGGACTTCAGTCTCCAGCTCTCGCACGCGCAAGGCCGGCAAAAACCCATGCGCTACTTTGGCACGCCCCTGGTCAACGGCGGGCAGGACCCGGCCCTGCGCGAGCGCAACTACAACGTGGCCGACAGCCGCATACGCTACCAGGACCGCTGGACCGAACTGACGGCCCAGTGGGCCCCCAGCAGCAGCACCGTGGTGCGCAGCAAGCTCTACCACATCCGCAGCGACCGCTACTGGCGCAACGCCGAAACCTATGCCTACAACGCCAGCACAGGCCTGATCGACCGTTCGGGCAACACCGAAATCGGCCACGACCAGACGCAGACCGGCAACACCACCGACATCACCTTCACCGGCAGCCTGTTCGGCCGCCCCAACCAGGTGTCCGTGGGCTTCGATGTGAACCGTGCCACGTTCCAGCACAGCAACAACACCTACACCGGCAGCTCCGGCTCCGTGGACCCCTACCACCCCGACCCGGGCTATTACACCAGCGCGGTGCCCTACATTCCGCGCTACCGCAACCAGGCCGACCAGTATGCGCCGTTCGCCGAAGACCGGCTGGAGCTGACCGGGCGCTGGTCCATCGTGGCAGGCACCCGGTTTGACCACGCCGACCTCACCCGCCAGGACCTGGTGGCGGGCAGCCAGGCCTTCCAGCGCAGCTACTCCAACACCGGCTGGCGCCTGGGCACGGTCTACAAGCTCCAGCCGGATCTGTCGCTCTACGCCCAGGCCGCCAAGGCGGCCGACCCGGTGAGCGGCCTGCTCATGCTGTCGGCAGCGAACGCGGCTTTCGATGTGTCCACCGGCAAGCAGTTCGAAGTCGGCCTCAAGCAGTCGTTCTGGGAAGGCAAGGGTGACTGGACCCTGGCTGCCTACACCATCACCAAGAACAATCTGCTCACACGCGACCCCAGCAATCCCGCGCTGCGTATCCAGGTCGGCGAGCGTTCATCCAAGGGACTCGAGGGCACGCTGTCACTGCAGATCACCCCGTCCGTGCAGGTCGACGCCAACGTGGCACTGCTCAAGGCCCGCTATGACGACTTCCGCGAATCCGTGGGCGGTGTCGCCGTATCACGCAACGGCAATGTGCCCACCGATGTGCCCGAGCGCGTGGCCAATGTCTGGGTAGGCTGGAAGTTCACACCCGGCTGGACGCTGTCGGGCGGGCTGCGCCATGTCGGCCAGCGCTATGCGGATGCGGCCAATACGCTCCGGCTGCCGGCGTACACCACCACCGACCTGGCCCTGCAATGGCAGGCCACGGCGGACACCACGCTGACGCTGCGCGGCTTCAACGTCTTCGACAAGCACTACTTCACCACCGCCTACTACACCACCAACCAGTGGTTCGTCGGTGAAGGCCGGCGTGTCGAGCTGACGGTGAACCACCGCTTCTGA
- a CDS encoding DUF2946 family protein: MQALRSSLSLTRLVLAWFMLTLGIAVASPIVHPRAMEVVCTAGGSMQVIMLDEDGQAVPGPHHSLDCPLCLAITTPPVYEYQHIAQPQPLGLALQPIVAARIAALVGAPLPPRGPPALV; this comes from the coding sequence ATGCAAGCGCTGCGCTCCTCCCTGTCACTGACCCGCCTGGTTCTGGCGTGGTTCATGCTGACCTTGGGCATCGCAGTGGCCTCGCCCATCGTGCACCCCCGCGCCATGGAAGTGGTCTGCACGGCAGGTGGCAGCATGCAGGTGATCATGCTGGATGAGGACGGTCAGGCCGTCCCCGGCCCGCACCATTCTCTGGACTGCCCCTTGTGCCTGGCCATCACCACGCCGCCGGTGTATGAGTACCAGCATATAGCGCAGCCGCAGCCCCTGGGGCTGGCGCTGCAACCCATTGTCGCCGCGCGCATTGCCGCGCTGGTGGGGGCGCCGCTCCCGCCCCGGGGCCCTCCCGCTCTCGTGTAA
- a CDS encoding TonB-dependent siderophore receptor, with translation MPATRSRPTAPHSPAVPLHPLTLAVRAAFVAIVGSATLALPMAVHAAEPAAQSAQKAYQINAGPLGPALMDFAGQAGINLSMDLAQLKDLRTPGLSGPHTVDSGLARLLEHSGLHARRLGAGNYALEAAPATQTPAAPAASKTGAAASADGQAAAELAAVTVSARTQNNLVAPSRQVTILEGEEVQQLRQGSDSLATMLSKVVPGMADSSHTITDYGQTLRGRNMLVLVDGVPLNTNRDSSRNLANINPADIEQIEVLRGSSAIYGSGAAGGIVSVRTKRPSGEAKAETVVTGSAPLSQLQGAGLGGEIQHYLSGGGDVVDYSVSLGAKHVGGSYDAKGKRIAPEPSQGDLFDSNIYNASAKIGFKLDANQRLQLSASHYNANQDTDYASDPSVARLPAGTAAARPIRGLVLADQNQIKNTMLGLDYENRDLAGSIVAAQFYYRDFYTRFAPFDARAVPVRGANVDQSMQNSDVFGGRLTVKTPLGAEKNTLLIWGADFNHERTDMPIDIFDPAAYDASGGLVFNKTGRLMYMPPVTTRSLGGFAQLQHKFNEQWSVEGGARYDRAQASFNDFTPLSQSKLSTPQPVAGGTVKYNAWTYNLGTVFAPTKGHELYASYSQGFELPDIGVVVRNATPAFNIGNSNLQAVKTNTVEIGWRGKFANVIANLGAFQSESDLGAVQSFNNGLTLLRTKEKIHGLEGSLDYFSDDDHWSTGGSFTWMKGRELPQNAAQYQDMTGYRIPPLKLTAYVEYRPSASWSHRLQASSYSSKDYRLDGKTSFGRYNTKGYTTLDLISQWKIDPKNRISLGVENLLNRNYYPLYSQLLRSNNNTSRLPAAGTVLRISYAHTW, from the coding sequence ATGCCCGCCACGCGCTCACGGCCCACCGCCCCCCACTCCCCTGCGGTGCCACTGCACCCGCTCACCCTGGCCGTCCGAGCCGCGTTTGTGGCCATCGTCGGCAGCGCCACACTGGCCCTGCCCATGGCGGTGCACGCGGCAGAGCCTGCTGCCCAGTCCGCACAGAAGGCCTACCAGATCAACGCCGGCCCGCTGGGCCCCGCGCTGATGGACTTTGCCGGCCAAGCCGGCATCAACCTCAGCATGGACCTGGCCCAGCTCAAGGACCTGCGCACCCCCGGCCTGTCCGGCCCCCACACCGTCGACAGCGGCTTGGCACGCTTGCTGGAACACTCGGGGCTGCATGCCCGCCGCCTGGGCGCAGGCAACTACGCGCTGGAAGCTGCGCCGGCCACCCAAACGCCCGCAGCCCCTGCCGCGTCCAAGACCGGCGCCGCCGCATCGGCAGATGGACAAGCTGCAGCGGAACTGGCCGCCGTCACCGTGTCCGCACGCACCCAGAACAATCTGGTGGCCCCGTCGCGCCAGGTGACCATTCTGGAAGGGGAAGAAGTCCAGCAGCTGCGCCAAGGCTCCGACAGCCTGGCCACCATGCTCAGCAAGGTGGTTCCCGGCATGGCGGACTCCAGCCACACCATCACCGACTACGGACAGACACTGCGCGGCCGCAACATGCTGGTGCTAGTGGACGGGGTTCCGCTGAACACCAACCGCGACTCCTCCCGCAACCTGGCCAACATCAACCCCGCGGACATCGAACAGATCGAAGTGCTGCGCGGCAGCAGCGCCATCTACGGCAGCGGCGCGGCCGGCGGCATCGTCTCCGTGCGCACCAAGCGCCCTTCGGGCGAAGCCAAGGCAGAGACCGTCGTGACGGGATCAGCCCCCCTCTCGCAACTGCAGGGCGCGGGGCTGGGGGGTGAAATCCAGCATTACCTGTCTGGCGGCGGCGACGTGGTGGACTACTCGGTCAGCCTGGGTGCCAAGCATGTCGGCGGCTCCTACGATGCCAAGGGCAAACGCATCGCCCCCGAACCCAGCCAGGGCGACCTGTTCGACTCCAACATCTACAACGCATCGGCCAAGATCGGCTTCAAGCTGGATGCCAACCAGCGCCTGCAGCTCTCCGCCAGCCACTACAACGCCAACCAGGACACGGACTATGCGTCCGATCCGTCCGTGGCCCGCCTGCCTGCAGGCACGGCAGCGGCCAGGCCCATCCGCGGCCTGGTGCTGGCCGACCAGAACCAGATCAAGAACACCATGCTGGGCCTGGACTACGAGAACCGTGACCTTGCGGGCAGCATCGTGGCGGCGCAGTTCTACTACCGGGATTTCTACACGCGCTTTGCCCCGTTCGACGCGCGGGCCGTGCCCGTGCGGGGCGCCAACGTCGACCAATCCATGCAGAACTCCGATGTGTTCGGCGGCCGCCTGACCGTCAAGACCCCGCTGGGGGCCGAAAAGAACACCCTGCTGATCTGGGGCGCAGACTTCAACCACGAGCGCACCGACATGCCGATCGACATTTTCGATCCCGCCGCCTATGACGCCAGCGGCGGCCTGGTGTTCAACAAGACCGGGCGCCTGATGTACATGCCCCCGGTCACCACGCGCAGCCTCGGCGGCTTTGCCCAACTGCAGCACAAGTTCAACGAACAATGGTCGGTGGAAGGCGGTGCGCGCTACGACCGCGCCCAGGCCAGCTTCAACGACTTCACGCCGCTGTCGCAGTCCAAGCTGTCCACCCCCCAGCCGGTGGCGGGCGGCACCGTCAAGTACAACGCCTGGACCTACAACCTGGGCACGGTGTTCGCGCCCACCAAGGGGCATGAACTCTATGCCTCCTACAGCCAGGGCTTCGAGCTGCCCGATATCGGCGTGGTGGTGCGCAATGCCACACCAGCCTTCAACATCGGCAACTCCAACCTGCAGGCGGTCAAGACCAACACCGTCGAAATCGGCTGGCGCGGCAAGTTCGCCAACGTCATCGCCAACCTGGGTGCCTTCCAGTCCGAGTCGGATCTGGGGGCTGTGCAAAGCTTCAACAACGGCCTGACCCTGCTGCGCACCAAGGAAAAAATCCATGGGCTGGAAGGCAGCCTGGATTACTTCAGCGACGACGACCACTGGAGCACCGGCGGCAGCTTCACCTGGATGAAGGGGCGTGAACTTCCCCAGAATGCGGCCCAGTACCAGGACATGACGGGCTACCGCATTCCACCCCTCAAGCTGACGGCCTATGTGGAGTACCGCCCCAGCGCCAGCTGGAGCCACCGCCTGCAGGCCAGCTCCTATTCCTCCAAGGACTACCGCCTGGATGGCAAGACCAGCTTCGGCCGCTACAACACCAAGGGCTACACCACGCTGGACCTGATCAGCCAGTGGAAGATCGACCCCAAGAACCGCATCTCCCTGGGTGTGGAGAACCTGCTCAACCGCAACTACTACCCGCTGTACAGCCAGCTGCTGCGAAGCAACAACAACACCAGCCGCCTGCCCGCAGCAGGCACGGTGCTGCGCATCAGCTACGCACACACCTGGTAA
- a CDS encoding FecR domain-containing protein — MDAHILDEAAQWMARRHATGFGAAQQAELAQWRSRSATHEAVWQRIEQLQLRMDGVPPSMGMAVLNRSRAGSRRHVLRATALVLATPMLGWLSYRHLPWQVWSADFSTATGETRDVTLADHSHVLLNTASAISTRFDSEARRVRHHAGEILVETAHDSVYQALPFVVQTDDGLLRALGTRFTVRKHAHGTTLAVLQGAVQVTPAQSGQSLVVQAGEQVSFNSHQTGAVTPLPPHTDAWVRGTLYAQDMRLDDFLAELQRYRPGVLQCAPGVADLRVSGVFQLRDTDRILELLTQTLRVRTQARTRYWVTLIPA; from the coding sequence ATGGATGCACACATTCTCGACGAGGCGGCCCAATGGATGGCGCGCCGGCATGCCACCGGCTTCGGCGCTGCGCAGCAGGCCGAGCTGGCCCAGTGGCGTAGCCGGAGTGCCACCCATGAAGCCGTCTGGCAGCGCATAGAACAGCTGCAATTGCGCATGGATGGCGTCCCCCCATCCATGGGCATGGCCGTGCTGAACCGTTCACGGGCAGGCAGCCGCCGGCACGTGCTGCGGGCCACGGCGCTGGTCCTGGCCACCCCCATGCTGGGCTGGCTGTCCTACCGCCACCTGCCGTGGCAGGTCTGGAGTGCAGACTTCAGCACCGCCACGGGCGAAACGCGCGATGTGACGCTGGCGGACCACAGCCACGTGCTGCTGAACACGGCCTCCGCCATCAGCACCCGTTTCGACAGCGAAGCGCGCCGGGTCCGCCACCATGCGGGCGAGATCCTGGTGGAGACTGCGCACGACAGCGTCTACCAGGCCCTGCCCTTCGTGGTGCAGACGGACGATGGCCTGTTGCGCGCCCTGGGCACCCGGTTCACCGTTCGCAAGCATGCGCACGGCACCACGCTGGCCGTGCTGCAGGGAGCCGTGCAAGTCACGCCCGCGCAGTCCGGCCAGTCCCTGGTGGTGCAGGCAGGCGAACAGGTCAGCTTCAACAGCCACCAGACTGGTGCCGTCACACCACTGCCCCCCCATACCGATGCCTGGGTGCGGGGCACGCTGTATGCCCAGGACATGCGCCTGGACGACTTCCTGGCCGAGCTGCAGCGCTACCGCCCCGGGGTGCTGCAGTGCGCCCCCGGTGTGGCCGACCTGCGCGTCTCCGGCGTGTTCCAGCTACGCGACACGGACCGCATTCTGGAACTGCTGACGCAGACCTTGCGCGTGCGCACGCAAGCACGCACCCGCTATTGGGTGACGCTCATCCCCGCCTGA
- a CDS encoding sigma-70 family RNA polymerase sigma factor, producing MYTLHNRWLIAWLQRKLGDRHDAADIAQDTFTRIWSTARTQAIEDIREPRAYLTTVARRLMINHLERRSLEQAYLTSLQLLPEATTLSAEDRAILLETLEELDALLGELPAKVRTAFLLSQLEGLAYEEIAEQMQLSVRTVTRYMAQGFRQCLRVMWDA from the coding sequence ATGTACACACTGCACAACCGCTGGTTGATTGCCTGGCTGCAACGCAAGCTGGGTGACCGCCACGACGCAGCGGACATTGCACAGGACACCTTCACGCGCATCTGGAGCACGGCCAGGACCCAGGCCATTGAAGACATTCGCGAGCCCAGGGCCTATCTCACCACCGTCGCCCGGCGGCTGATGATCAACCACCTGGAACGCCGCTCGCTGGAACAGGCCTATCTCACCTCCTTGCAGCTGCTGCCTGAAGCCACCACCCTGTCTGCCGAAGACCGGGCCATCCTGCTGGAGACGCTGGAAGAGCTGGATGCCTTGCTGGGCGAACTGCCGGCCAAGGTGCGCACGGCATTTCTGCTCTCTCAGCTTGAAGGTCTGGCTTACGAGGAGATTGCCGAGCAGATGCAGCTGAGCGTGCGCACCGTCACGCGCTATATGGCACAAGGCTTCCGGCAATGCCTGCGCGTGATGTGGGATGCGTGA